One Verrucomicrobiia bacterium genomic window carries:
- a CDS encoding tetratricopeptide repeat protein yields MVALENVLGTNLKSWMGECPSRPIRRNGFQNALQFFIALLLCCAAAGCNREEKRATDPSQPAFAFAGSASCRECHRDTFEQWHGSHHQLAERPIDPQLDSRAFEPERRFQHGSQSVRVFLSNNVPWIEAIGLSGKPEVHAVARVLGHDPLRQFLVEFPGGRLQAMEAAYDPHSNNWFNVFGNEDRQPGEWGHWTGRGLNWNSMCASCHNTGLQRNYSAASDSYHTRFLENGVGCESCHGSMQPHNDWQKQFGKSGRPDPSLSKLTRVQTQDYCGSCHSRRSDLTGQFKAGEAFLDHYSPALVDASETYYADGQVRDEDFEFGSFLGSRMHAKGVTCIDCHNPHTAKTILPGNFLCIRCHDGSRSDAPKIDPVSHSRHKVFGYSTEGAMTNFNLAAYDPATIKEKGGECVNCHMPQTTYMQRHRRHDHGFTIPDPLLTRELGIPNACTRCHQDKDVEWAIHHSSDWYGERLNRPTRRRARLIAQAQQLDPQAAPQLLAWLPKEPLPYWQAVIAGLLEPWAGDGNVSATLKSLLQHTNALVRASAARALEPAVHARNAEVVTALRQALKDSQRNVRVAAAWSLRAERKPGSRADQELRASLEVGADQPLGQMQLGNYFIARGDLQTAVSHFQKAVQWDQRSPAIRQQLAILLSQLGRPHEAVEQLQAACRLAPSDANYRYELGLAHNEIGDLSGAVRELSAAVKLDPRLAMGWYNLGLAQHAMGQSVLGLESLAHAERLEPAQARIPYARATILLQIGQRNEAFAAARRALQIDPSHAESRALLQLQ; encoded by the coding sequence ATGGTTGCGTTGGAAAACGTACTCGGCACAAACCTGAAATCCTGGATGGGCGAATGCCCGAGCCGGCCCATTCGCCGTAATGGTTTTCAAAATGCGCTGCAGTTTTTCATTGCCCTCCTGCTCTGCTGCGCCGCTGCAGGTTGCAACCGCGAAGAAAAGCGAGCCACTGATCCTTCGCAGCCTGCGTTCGCATTCGCGGGGTCCGCCAGTTGTCGCGAATGCCATCGGGACACATTCGAGCAATGGCACGGTTCCCACCACCAACTGGCCGAACGTCCCATCGATCCACAACTCGACAGTCGCGCATTTGAGCCGGAACGCCGATTCCAGCACGGTTCGCAATCCGTACGCGTGTTCCTGTCAAACAACGTCCCGTGGATTGAAGCCATCGGCCTCTCCGGCAAACCCGAGGTTCATGCCGTTGCCCGCGTCCTTGGCCATGATCCTCTGCGGCAGTTCCTCGTGGAATTTCCAGGAGGCCGGCTTCAGGCGATGGAAGCCGCCTATGACCCGCATTCCAACAACTGGTTCAATGTCTTTGGGAACGAAGATCGCCAGCCAGGCGAATGGGGCCATTGGACTGGCCGCGGCCTGAACTGGAATTCGATGTGCGCCTCCTGCCACAACACCGGCCTGCAACGAAACTACAGTGCCGCCTCGGATTCCTATCACACTCGCTTTCTTGAAAATGGCGTGGGATGCGAATCGTGTCATGGTTCGATGCAGCCCCATAACGATTGGCAGAAACAATTCGGGAAGAGCGGCCGTCCTGATCCATCGCTTTCAAAATTGACCCGCGTCCAAACCCAGGATTACTGCGGCTCGTGCCACTCCCGTCGCAGTGATTTAACGGGCCAGTTCAAGGCGGGAGAAGCGTTCCTCGACCATTATTCACCGGCGCTCGTGGATGCGTCGGAAACGTATTACGCCGATGGCCAGGTGCGCGACGAAGACTTTGAGTTTGGGTCGTTCCTCGGCAGCCGCATGCATGCAAAAGGGGTGACGTGTATCGACTGCCACAATCCGCACACAGCCAAAACGATTCTCCCAGGAAACTTCCTGTGCATTCGATGTCACGATGGAAGCCGCAGCGACGCTCCGAAAATTGACCCGGTTTCCCATAGCCGCCACAAGGTCTTTGGTTATTCGACAGAAGGTGCGATGACCAACTTCAATCTCGCGGCGTATGACCCCGCCACGATCAAGGAAAAGGGCGGTGAGTGCGTCAACTGCCACATGCCGCAGACCACCTACATGCAGCGCCATCGCCGCCACGATCACGGTTTCACCATTCCCGATCCGCTTTTGACGCGAGAGCTGGGCATTCCGAATGCCTGCACCCGATGTCATCAGGACAAGGATGTGGAATGGGCCATCCACCACTCCAGTGATTGGTACGGCGAGCGACTGAACCGTCCCACGCGTCGGCGCGCGCGCTTGATCGCACAGGCGCAACAACTCGATCCCCAAGCCGCGCCACAACTCCTCGCGTGGCTTCCGAAAGAACCGCTGCCGTATTGGCAGGCTGTGATTGCTGGACTGCTGGAACCCTGGGCTGGGGACGGCAATGTCAGCGCCACTCTGAAATCGTTGTTGCAGCACACCAACGCACTGGTGCGCGCCAGCGCTGCCCGCGCACTTGAACCTGCAGTACACGCACGCAATGCCGAAGTGGTCACCGCATTGCGCCAGGCTCTGAAGGATTCGCAGCGCAATGTTCGTGTGGCAGCAGCCTGGAGCTTGCGGGCCGAGCGCAAACCCGGCTCTCGAGCGGATCAGGAACTGCGGGCTTCCCTTGAGGTGGGCGCCGACCAGCCGCTGGGCCAAATGCAACTCGGGAACTACTTCATCGCGCGCGGAGACTTGCAAACAGCCGTTAGCCACTTCCAAAAAGCTGTGCAATGGGACCAGCGATCCCCCGCGATCCGCCAGCAACTCGCCATTCTGCTCAGCCAGCTTGGAAGGCCCCACGAAGCCGTCGAGCAACTCCAGGCGGCCTGCCGGCTGGCGCCGAGCGATGCGAACTACCGATACGAACTCGGCCTCGCGCACAATGAAATCGGCGATCTATCAGGAGCCGTTCGGGAATTGAGCGCCGCTGTTAAGCTCGATCCGCGTCTTGCCATGGGTTGGTACAACCTTGGACTGGCGCAGCATGCCATGGGTCAATCAGTGCTCGGTTTGGAATCCCTGGCCCATGCCGAACGCCTCGAGCCCGCGCAGGCACGAATTCCTTACGCGCGCGCCACCATCCTGCTGCAGATCGGACAGCGGAACGAAGCCTTTGCCGCTGCGCGCCGCGCTCTGCAGATTGATCCGTCGCACGCAGAATCCCGGGCATTGTTGCAGCTTCAATGA